The following proteins are encoded in a genomic region of Cellulomonas sp. ES6:
- a CDS encoding tetratricopeptide repeat protein, producing MSQNPAHQPRLDVRGAVDLSGLGRPATPAPGTPGGLPAPGPYVTDVDTEGFPALVQSSTQHPVVVLLWASWSEASINLARDLGTLADEYAGRLLLARIDSEANPQVAAAFQAQSVPSVVAVLAGQPLPLFQGVPQLDQVRGVLDQVLEAAAANGVTGTVAPQGDVPEATDEPEEPPLPPLHQAAYDAIERDDLPAAAAAYEQALRENPRDEMARAGLAQVGLLSRTRDVDLAAVRSAAADAPGDVDAQLAVADVDVLGGQVEDAFARLVDTVRATSGPERERVRARLVELFEVVGSEDPRVAAARRALASALY from the coding sequence ATGAGCCAGAACCCGGCCCACCAGCCGCGCCTCGACGTGCGGGGCGCGGTCGACCTGTCCGGTCTCGGCCGTCCCGCGACCCCGGCTCCCGGTACGCCCGGCGGGCTGCCGGCACCGGGGCCGTACGTGACGGACGTGGACACGGAGGGCTTCCCGGCCCTGGTGCAGTCCTCCACGCAGCACCCAGTGGTGGTGCTGCTGTGGGCCTCGTGGAGCGAGGCGAGCATCAACCTGGCGCGCGATCTCGGCACGCTGGCGGACGAGTACGCGGGCCGGCTGCTGCTGGCCCGGATCGACTCGGAGGCGAACCCCCAGGTGGCGGCGGCCTTCCAGGCGCAGTCCGTGCCCTCGGTGGTGGCGGTCCTCGCGGGACAGCCGCTGCCGCTGTTCCAGGGCGTGCCGCAGCTCGACCAGGTCCGCGGGGTCCTGGACCAGGTGCTCGAGGCGGCCGCGGCGAACGGCGTGACCGGGACGGTCGCGCCGCAGGGGGACGTGCCCGAGGCGACCGACGAGCCGGAGGAGCCGCCGCTGCCGCCGCTGCACCAGGCCGCGTACGACGCCATCGAGCGCGACGACCTGCCTGCCGCCGCCGCTGCCTACGAGCAGGCGCTGCGGGAGAACCCCCGGGACGAGATGGCGCGCGCGGGCCTCGCACAGGTCGGGCTGCTCTCCCGGACCCGGGACGTCGACCTGGCCGCGGTGCGCTCGGCGGCGGCCGACGCGCCCGGCGACGTGGACGCGCAGCTCGCCGTGGCCGACGTCGACGTGCTCGGGGGTCAGGTCGAGGACGCGTTCGCGCGCCTGGTGGACACGGTGCGCGCGACGTCGGGCCCCGAGCGGGAGCGCGTCCGCGCGCGGCTGGTCGAGCTCTTCGAGGTCGTCGGGAGCGAGGACCCGCGGGTGGCCGCCGCGCGGCGCGCACTCGCGAGCGCCCTGTACTGA
- a CDS encoding maltotransferase domain-containing protein: MHAPVGRIPVVDVSPVAEAGRWPAKAVVGEAVPVRATVFREGHDACAATAVLVGPDGRDRARATMVDIAPGLDRYEARLVPDEPGAWGFRVEGWSDPYGTWLHDAPLKVGAGVDVELVLEEGARLLERAASRASDDAGAALPTDDVALLRDAVTALRDETRPAAARLAAGTAQEVRSALAAHPLRELVSPSPTYPLVVDRPLALAGAWYEIFPRSIGATYDEATGTWSTGTLRTAAEDLPRIADLGFDVVYLTPIHPIGTTHRKGRNNTLDARPGDPGSPYAIGSPDGGHDAIDPSLGTFDDFDAFVARARELGLEVALDLALQCSPDHPWVAEHPEWFTTRIDGTIAYAENPPKKYQDIYPLNFDNDPEGIYAEIRRVLQVWIDHGVTAFRVDNPHTKPLSFWQRILADVRASHPEVVFLSEAFTRPAMMLNLARVGFHQSYTYFTWRNTKEEVAEYLAEVSGEQGSWMRPSFWPTTHDILTPYMQTGGAAGFAVRAVLAALGSPTWGIYSGYELVEDVPRPGVDEQIDNEKYEFKPRDWAAAEPLGIARLLRSLNAIRRAHPALLQLRNLTVHPTSDPALVAFSRHLPAELSPTGAADTVLVVVNLDPRSAHDGVVDLDLAALGLEPDARFVAHDLLSQEVYAWDAHPWVRLDPYSRVAHVVRVERV, encoded by the coding sequence GTGCACGCGCCGGTGGGGCGGATCCCCGTCGTCGACGTGTCCCCCGTCGCGGAGGCCGGGCGCTGGCCGGCGAAGGCCGTCGTCGGCGAGGCCGTCCCCGTCCGGGCCACGGTGTTCCGCGAGGGCCACGACGCGTGCGCGGCCACCGCCGTGCTGGTCGGGCCCGACGGCCGGGACCGCGCGCGGGCGACGATGGTCGACATCGCCCCGGGCCTGGACCGCTACGAGGCCCGCCTCGTGCCCGACGAGCCGGGCGCCTGGGGCTTCCGGGTCGAGGGCTGGTCGGACCCGTACGGCACGTGGCTGCACGACGCGCCGCTGAAGGTCGGCGCCGGCGTGGACGTCGAGCTGGTGCTCGAGGAGGGCGCGCGGCTGCTGGAGCGCGCGGCGTCCCGGGCGTCCGACGACGCGGGCGCCGCGCTCCCCACGGACGACGTGGCGCTGCTGCGGGACGCCGTGACCGCGCTGCGCGACGAGACCCGGCCCGCGGCGGCCCGGCTCGCCGCGGGGACCGCGCAGGAGGTCCGGTCCGCGCTCGCCGCCCACCCGCTGCGCGAGCTCGTGAGCCCGTCCCCGACCTACCCGCTCGTCGTCGACCGCCCCCTGGCGCTGGCCGGCGCGTGGTACGAGATCTTCCCCCGCTCGATCGGCGCGACGTACGACGAGGCGACCGGGACGTGGAGCACGGGGACGCTGCGCACCGCCGCGGAGGACCTGCCGCGCATCGCCGACCTGGGCTTCGACGTCGTCTACCTGACGCCGATCCACCCGATCGGCACGACGCACCGCAAGGGCCGCAACAACACCCTCGACGCGCGCCCGGGCGACCCGGGCTCGCCGTACGCGATCGGCTCCCCGGACGGCGGGCACGACGCGATCGACCCCTCGCTCGGCACGTTCGACGACTTCGACGCCTTCGTCGCCCGCGCCCGGGAGCTGGGGCTGGAGGTCGCGCTCGACCTCGCGCTGCAGTGCTCCCCCGACCACCCGTGGGTCGCCGAGCACCCCGAGTGGTTCACCACGCGCATCGACGGGACCATCGCGTACGCCGAGAACCCGCCCAAGAAGTACCAGGACATCTACCCCCTGAACTTCGACAACGACCCGGAGGGCATCTACGCCGAGATCCGCCGGGTGCTGCAGGTCTGGATCGACCACGGGGTGACGGCGTTCCGCGTGGACAACCCGCACACCAAGCCGCTGTCGTTCTGGCAGCGGATCCTCGCGGACGTGCGCGCGTCGCACCCGGAGGTCGTGTTCCTGTCGGAGGCGTTCACGCGGCCGGCGATGATGCTCAACCTCGCGCGCGTCGGGTTCCACCAGTCGTACACGTACTTCACCTGGCGGAACACCAAGGAGGAGGTCGCCGAGTACCTCGCGGAGGTCTCCGGCGAGCAGGGATCGTGGATGCGGCCGTCGTTCTGGCCCACCACGCACGACATCCTCACGCCGTACATGCAGACGGGCGGCGCGGCCGGGTTCGCCGTGCGGGCGGTCCTCGCGGCGCTCGGCTCCCCCACCTGGGGCATCTACTCCGGCTACGAGCTGGTCGAGGACGTGCCGCGGCCGGGCGTCGATGAGCAGATCGACAACGAGAAGTACGAGTTCAAGCCCCGTGACTGGGCCGCGGCCGAGCCGCTCGGCATCGCGCGCCTGCTGCGGTCCCTCAACGCGATCCGCCGCGCGCACCCCGCGCTGCTGCAGCTGCGCAACCTCACGGTGCACCCGACGTCGGACCCGGCGCTCGTCGCGTTCTCGCGGCACCTGCCGGCGGAGCTGTCGCCGACGGGGGCGGCCGACACCGTCCTGGTCGTCGTGAACCTCGACCCGCGCTCCGCGCACGACGGCGTGGTGGACCTCGACCTGGCCGCGCTCGGCCTCGAGCCGGACGCGCGCTTCGTCGCCCACGACCTGCTGTCCCAGGAGGTCTACGCCTGGGACGCCCACCCGTGGGTCCGGCTCGACCCGTACAGCCGCGTGGCGCACGTCGTCCGGGTGGAGCGGGTGTGA
- a CDS encoding phosphotransferase, with translation MTHEPRDDALAALLAPWLPGRRWFPVKGADARVSAVGGLSLRDPEDAAGSVEVRLLLLRAEGGGSGAVLQVPVVLRPGTAAGDGPGRPDGRGDDPAVVGHLPDGTAVLDAAGLPEFERAWLAAADRPADVDAVPAAALGVPRVISGEQSNTSVILPGAGPGGTTAMLKVFRGLSDGDNPDVDVPRALAASGWPHVPRPLAWMGAEWQDGDRTAHGHLGVLSAFVPGATDGFELACAMARRGESFGPLAEELGVVVGQMHRALARALPAPAPDVDAATAGAAATAGAAVADALVERYGWARGVVPQLDAFETQVEALAGRTRLLAEVPPRQRVHGDLHLGQVLRGDGTWYVLDFEGEPLAPVAQRTRPDLALRDAAGMLRSFDYAAAVGGGPQAWTEVARTAFLAGYSSQTQDLDPGTRAHLLRVLELDKALYEAVYEARNRPDWLPIPLHAVERLIG, from the coding sequence GTGACCCACGAACCCCGCGACGACGCGCTGGCCGCGCTGCTCGCGCCCTGGCTGCCGGGGCGGCGCTGGTTCCCCGTGAAGGGGGCGGACGCGCGGGTGTCGGCGGTCGGCGGGCTGAGTCTGCGCGACCCCGAGGACGCCGCCGGGAGCGTCGAGGTGCGGCTGCTGCTGCTGCGCGCCGAGGGCGGCGGCTCGGGCGCGGTGCTGCAGGTGCCGGTGGTGCTGCGGCCCGGCACGGCGGCCGGCGACGGCCCCGGGCGCCCGGACGGCCGCGGGGACGACCCCGCCGTGGTGGGGCACCTGCCGGACGGCACGGCCGTGCTCGACGCCGCGGGGCTGCCCGAGTTCGAGCGCGCCTGGCTCGCCGCGGCCGACCGGCCGGCGGACGTCGACGCGGTGCCGGCGGCGGCACTCGGGGTGCCGCGCGTCATCTCCGGCGAGCAGTCCAACACCTCGGTGATCCTGCCCGGCGCCGGTCCGGGCGGCACCACCGCCATGCTCAAGGTGTTCCGCGGGCTGTCCGACGGCGACAACCCGGACGTCGACGTGCCGCGCGCCCTCGCGGCCTCGGGCTGGCCGCACGTGCCCCGCCCCCTCGCCTGGATGGGCGCCGAGTGGCAGGACGGCGACCGCACGGCGCACGGGCACCTGGGGGTGCTCAGCGCGTTCGTGCCCGGCGCGACGGACGGCTTCGAGCTCGCGTGCGCGATGGCGCGGCGCGGCGAGTCGTTCGGCCCGCTCGCCGAGGAGCTCGGCGTGGTGGTCGGCCAGATGCACCGTGCGCTCGCCCGGGCGCTGCCCGCCCCGGCCCCGGACGTCGACGCCGCCACGGCCGGTGCTGCCGCCACGGCCGGGGCCGCCGTCGCGGACGCCCTCGTCGAGCGCTACGGCTGGGCGCGCGGCGTCGTGCCGCAGCTGGACGCGTTCGAGACGCAGGTCGAGGCGCTCGCCGGGCGCACCCGGCTGCTGGCCGAGGTGCCGCCGCGGCAGCGCGTCCACGGCGACCTGCACCTTGGGCAGGTGCTGCGGGGCGACGGCACCTGGTACGTGCTCGACTTCGAGGGCGAACCGCTCGCCCCCGTCGCCCAGCGCACCCGCCCCGACCTGGCGCTGCGGGACGCCGCCGGCATGCTCCGGTCGTTCGACTACGCCGCCGCCGTCGGGGGCGGGCCGCAGGCGTGGACGGAGGTCGCGCGCACCGCGTTCCTCGCGGGCTACTCGAGCCAGACGCAGGACCTCGACCCGGGCACACGCGCGCACCTGCTGCGCGTCCTGGAGCTCGACAAGGCGCTCTACGAGGCCGTGTACGAGGCCCGGAACCGCCCCGACTGGCTGCCGATCCCGCTGCACGCCGTCGAGCGGCTCATCGGCTGA
- the glgB gene encoding 1,4-alpha-glucan branching protein GlgB: MERPAADTSPVTVDPGTLHAVASGTHHDPHAVLGAHLTPSGLVVRTLRPLADAVVVVTATGSTPAEHEQDGIWVAVLPESDVVDYRVDVTYGDRTTRVDDPYRYLPTVQELDRHLIREGRHEQLWTVLGANVHRYPGALGDVEGTAFAVWAPNARAVRVIGDFNHWQGATHAMRSLGESGVWEIFVPGVGAGARYKFEILGADGGWRQKADPLAKGTEVPPATASVVVESAFAWRDEDWLGARGSRDPHNGPMSIYEVHLGSWRQGLSYRDLAAQLTEYVLELGFTHVEFLPVSEHPFGGSWGYQVSSYYAPTSRFGHPDDFRYLVDTLHRAGVGVILDWVPAHFPKDEWALARFDGTPLYEHPDPMRGEQPDWGTYVFDFGRNEVRNFLVANATYWLEEFHVDGLRVDAVASMLYLDYSREPGQWRPNVHGGRENLEAIAFLQEANATAYRRTPGVVMIAEESTAWPGVTTPTSGGGLGFGLKWNMGWMNDTLRYLAELPINRRYHHHEATFSLVYAFSEQFVLPISHDEVVHGKGSVMRKMPGDDWQQRAGVRALLGYQWSHPGKQLVFMGTEFAQGTEWAESRSLDWYLLDHAPHRGVQACVRDLNAFYRSHPAMWALDHSPQGFEWIDANDADRNVLAYLRRDDRGGVVAVVVNFAGVPHEDYRLALPQGGTWVEAINTDAEEYGGSGVGNLGQVQARPEPHHGRAFSATLRVPPLGVLYLVPA, encoded by the coding sequence ATGGAACGTCCGGCTGCTGACACGTCGCCCGTCACCGTCGACCCCGGCACGCTGCACGCCGTGGCCTCCGGGACCCACCACGACCCGCACGCCGTGCTCGGCGCGCACCTCACGCCGAGCGGCCTGGTGGTGCGGACGCTGCGCCCGCTCGCCGACGCCGTCGTCGTCGTCACCGCGACGGGCAGCACGCCCGCCGAGCACGAGCAGGACGGCATCTGGGTGGCGGTGCTGCCGGAGTCCGACGTCGTCGACTACCGCGTCGACGTGACCTACGGCGACCGCACCACGCGCGTCGACGACCCGTACCGCTACCTGCCGACCGTCCAGGAGCTCGACCGCCACCTCATCCGCGAGGGCCGGCACGAGCAGCTGTGGACCGTCCTCGGCGCGAACGTGCACCGCTACCCCGGCGCGCTGGGCGACGTGGAGGGCACCGCCTTCGCCGTCTGGGCGCCGAACGCGCGCGCCGTCCGCGTCATCGGCGACTTCAACCACTGGCAGGGCGCCACGCACGCGATGCGCTCGCTCGGTGAGTCCGGCGTGTGGGAGATCTTCGTGCCGGGCGTCGGAGCGGGCGCGCGCTACAAGTTCGAGATCCTCGGCGCCGACGGCGGCTGGCGGCAGAAGGCCGACCCGCTCGCCAAGGGCACGGAGGTCCCGCCCGCGACCGCCTCCGTCGTCGTCGAGTCGGCGTTCGCCTGGCGCGACGAGGACTGGCTGGGCGCCCGGGGCTCCCGCGACCCGCACAACGGGCCCATGAGCATCTACGAGGTGCACCTGGGCTCGTGGCGGCAGGGCCTGTCGTACCGCGACCTCGCCGCCCAGCTCACCGAGTACGTGCTGGAGCTCGGCTTCACCCACGTCGAGTTCCTCCCGGTGTCCGAACACCCGTTCGGAGGCTCCTGGGGCTACCAGGTGTCCTCCTACTACGCCCCCACCTCCCGCTTCGGCCACCCCGACGACTTCCGGTACCTCGTCGACACGCTGCACCGCGCCGGCGTCGGCGTCATCCTCGACTGGGTGCCCGCCCACTTCCCCAAGGACGAGTGGGCGCTCGCGCGCTTCGACGGCACACCCCTGTACGAGCACCCCGACCCGATGCGCGGCGAGCAGCCCGACTGGGGCACCTACGTCTTCGACTTCGGACGCAACGAGGTCCGCAACTTCCTCGTCGCCAACGCCACGTACTGGCTCGAGGAGTTCCACGTCGACGGCCTGCGGGTCGACGCCGTCGCCTCCATGCTCTACCTCGACTACTCCCGCGAGCCCGGCCAGTGGCGCCCGAACGTGCACGGCGGCCGCGAGAACCTCGAGGCCATCGCGTTCCTCCAGGAGGCCAACGCCACCGCCTACCGCCGCACCCCCGGGGTCGTCATGATCGCCGAGGAGTCCACCGCGTGGCCCGGCGTCACCACGCCCACGTCCGGCGGTGGGCTCGGGTTCGGCCTGAAGTGGAACATGGGCTGGATGAACGACACGCTCCGCTACCTCGCCGAGCTGCCGATCAACCGTCGCTACCACCACCACGAGGCGACGTTCTCGCTCGTGTACGCGTTCTCCGAGCAGTTCGTCCTGCCGATCAGCCACGACGAGGTGGTGCACGGCAAGGGCTCCGTCATGCGCAAGATGCCCGGTGACGACTGGCAGCAGCGCGCCGGCGTCCGCGCCCTCCTGGGCTACCAGTGGTCCCACCCCGGCAAGCAGCTCGTGTTCATGGGAACCGAGTTCGCGCAGGGGACCGAGTGGGCCGAGTCGCGCTCGCTCGACTGGTACCTGCTCGACCACGCCCCGCACCGCGGCGTCCAGGCGTGCGTGCGGGACCTCAACGCGTTCTACCGGTCCCACCCGGCGATGTGGGCGCTCGACCACTCCCCGCAGGGGTTCGAGTGGATCGACGCCAACGACGCGGACCGCAACGTGCTGGCCTACCTGCGCCGCGACGACCGCGGCGGCGTCGTCGCCGTCGTCGTGAACTTCGCCGGCGTCCCGCACGAGGACTACCGCCTCGCGCTGCCCCAGGGCGGCACGTGGGTCGAGGCCATCAACACCGACGCCGAGGAGTACGGCGGCTCCGGGGTGGGCAACCTCGGGCAGGTGCAGGCGCGTCCGGAGCCGCACCACGGGCGGGCGTTCTCGGCGACCCTGCGGGTCCCGCCGCTCGGGGTGCTCTACCTCGTCCCCGCCTGA
- the treS gene encoding maltose alpha-D-glucosyltransferase produces MPPTEGGGLRPDPEWYRTAVFYEVMIRSFSDSDGTGSGDLRGLIQRLDYLQWLGVDCLWLPPFYPSPLRDGGYDVSDYTAVAPQYGSIEDFTDLVAAAHERGMRVIVDLVMNHSSDQHPWFQASRSDPDGPYGDFYVWSDDPTRYQDARIIFVDTETSNWTFDPVRRQYFWHRFFSHQPDLNFDNPRVVEAMHDVARFWLRLGVDGFRLDAVPYLYERDGTNCENLPETHRFLRDLRAMIDREFPGRIMLAEANQWPEDVVHYFGTEEEPECHMCFHFPVMPRIFYSMRDQRATPVVDILADTPPIPGAGQWSTFLRNHDELTLEMVSTEERASMYGWYAPDSRMRANIGIRRRLAPLLDDSRKEIELAHALLLSLPGSPCLYYGDEIGMGDNIWLPDRDAVRTPMQWTPDRNSGFSTADPGKLYLPVIQSLVHHYNNVNVEAQLAQTTSLLHWVRGMLAVRRQHPALGLGTFEVVGGDNDAVLAFLRRTPTETLLVVANLAATARATTLHLPASLAGAGLRDVFGGASFPGVGADGTTTFTLGSRDFYWLAVTEQ; encoded by the coding sequence GTGCCGCCCACGGAGGGCGGCGGCCTGCGACCCGACCCCGAGTGGTACCGCACCGCGGTGTTCTACGAGGTCATGATCCGGTCGTTCTCCGACTCCGACGGCACGGGCAGCGGGGACCTGCGCGGGCTCATCCAGCGGCTCGACTACCTGCAGTGGCTCGGCGTCGACTGCCTGTGGCTGCCGCCGTTCTACCCGTCACCGCTGCGCGACGGCGGCTACGACGTGTCCGACTACACCGCGGTCGCCCCGCAGTACGGCTCGATCGAGGACTTCACGGACCTGGTCGCGGCGGCGCACGAGCGCGGGATGCGGGTGATCGTCGACCTCGTCATGAACCACTCGTCCGACCAGCACCCGTGGTTCCAGGCCTCGCGCTCCGACCCGGACGGGCCCTACGGCGACTTCTACGTCTGGTCCGACGACCCCACCCGGTACCAGGACGCGCGGATCATCTTCGTCGACACCGAGACGTCCAACTGGACGTTCGACCCCGTGCGGCGGCAGTACTTCTGGCACCGGTTCTTCAGCCACCAGCCCGACCTGAACTTCGACAACCCGCGCGTGGTCGAGGCCATGCACGACGTCGCGCGGTTCTGGCTGCGGCTCGGCGTGGACGGGTTCCGGCTCGACGCGGTCCCGTACCTGTACGAGCGGGACGGCACGAACTGCGAGAACCTGCCCGAGACGCACCGGTTCCTGCGGGACCTGCGCGCGATGATCGACCGCGAGTTCCCCGGCCGGATCATGCTCGCCGAGGCCAACCAGTGGCCCGAGGACGTCGTGCACTACTTCGGCACCGAGGAGGAGCCGGAGTGCCACATGTGCTTCCACTTCCCGGTGATGCCCCGGATCTTCTACTCGATGCGGGACCAGCGGGCGACGCCCGTCGTCGACATCCTGGCCGACACCCCGCCGATCCCCGGCGCCGGCCAGTGGAGCACGTTCCTGCGCAACCACGACGAGCTCACGCTCGAGATGGTCTCCACCGAGGAGCGCGCGTCCATGTACGGCTGGTACGCCCCGGACTCCCGGATGCGCGCCAACATCGGCATCCGCCGCCGCCTGGCGCCGCTGCTCGACGACTCCCGCAAGGAGATCGAGCTCGCGCACGCCCTGCTGCTGTCCCTGCCGGGCAGCCCGTGCCTCTACTACGGCGACGAGATCGGCATGGGCGACAACATCTGGCTGCCCGACCGCGACGCCGTGCGCACGCCGATGCAGTGGACGCCCGACCGCAACTCCGGCTTCTCGACGGCCGACCCCGGCAAGCTGTACCTGCCGGTCATCCAGTCGCTCGTCCACCACTACAACAACGTCAACGTCGAGGCGCAGCTCGCGCAGACGACGTCGCTGCTGCACTGGGTCCGGGGCATGCTGGCCGTCCGCCGGCAGCACCCCGCCCTGGGCCTCGGGACGTTCGAGGTGGTGGGCGGCGACAACGACGCCGTCCTGGCGTTCCTGCGCCGCACACCGACCGAGACCCTGCTGGTCGTGGCGAACCTCGCCGCGACCGCCCGGGCCACGACCCTGCACCTGCCCGCGTCGCTCGCCGGCGCGGGGCTGCGCGACGTCTTCGGGGGCGCCTCGTTCCCCGGCGTCGGCGCCGACGGGACCACGACCTTCACGCTCGGGTCCCGCGACTTCTACTGGCTGGCGGTGACGGAGCAGTGA
- the glgP gene encoding alpha-glucan family phosphorylase produces the protein MRAIRRFTVRTSLPAELADLDELAHNLRWSWHAPTRDLFARIDPALWDEVHGDPVALLGALRPERLAELAADPDVVAAVRAATADLHEYLEAPRWYQRRQASDPSLPAAIAYFSPEFGITAVLPQYSGGLGILAGDHLKSASDLGVPIVGVGLLYGAGYFKQALTRDGWQVETYPLLDPDGMPLTLVREHDGTPAVVTIPLPGGRTLHAHVWTATVGRVPLLLLDSDVPENDEAARKVTDRLYGGGGEHRLQQELLLGVGGVRALRLWSRLTGAPEPEVYHTNEGHAGFLGVERIRELVGGAGLGFDEALEAVRAATVFTTHTPVPAGIDRFQASLVEQYFGGANEAPGVPVERVLALGAEDYPGGDPLMFNMAVMGLRLGGRANGVSLLHGEVSRGMFNGLWPGFDDVEVPITSVTNGVHAPTWVDRRLSDLAAERLTGDEIASGTGWLTDAIGDAELWELRRTLRASLVADARRRVRGSWARRGASPAELGWVDDVLSPDVLTIGFARRVPTYKRLTLMLRDPERLRALLTHPERPVQLVIAGKSHPADDQGKRLIQQLVRFADEAGVRHRIVFLPNYDIAMAQTLYPGCDVWLNNPLRPLEACGTSGMKAALNGGLNLSILDGWWDEWYDGENGWAIPTADGVEDPDRRDDLEAAALYELIEHQVAPRFYDRDERGLPLRWLEMVRHTLATLGPKVQATRMVADYVERLYAPATVAGRELAGDAAFTGARELAAWKGRVRAGWQHVRVDHVESGGVGEVPQVGDALHVKAYVSLGDLAPEDVEVQVVHGKVTESDELHGFTVDPLALAERYEGGRYAFAGDVLLDASGPFGYSVRVVPRHPGLASVAEVGLVANAG, from the coding sequence GTGAGAGCCATCCGCCGATTCACCGTCCGCACGTCGCTGCCTGCCGAGCTCGCCGACCTGGACGAGCTCGCCCACAACCTGCGCTGGTCCTGGCACGCGCCGACCCGCGACCTGTTCGCCCGCATCGACCCGGCGCTCTGGGACGAGGTGCACGGGGACCCCGTGGCCCTGCTCGGCGCGCTGCGTCCCGAGCGGCTCGCGGAGCTCGCCGCGGACCCGGACGTGGTGGCGGCCGTCCGCGCCGCCACGGCGGACCTGCACGAGTACCTCGAGGCGCCGCGCTGGTACCAGCGCCGCCAGGCCTCCGACCCCTCGCTGCCCGCGGCCATCGCCTACTTCTCGCCGGAGTTCGGCATCACCGCGGTGCTGCCGCAGTACTCGGGCGGTCTCGGCATCCTCGCCGGGGACCACCTGAAGAGCGCGTCCGACCTGGGCGTGCCGATCGTCGGGGTGGGCCTGCTGTACGGCGCGGGCTACTTCAAGCAGGCGCTGACGCGCGACGGCTGGCAGGTCGAGACCTACCCGCTGCTCGACCCGGACGGCATGCCGCTGACCCTGGTGCGCGAGCACGACGGCACGCCCGCCGTCGTCACCATCCCGCTGCCGGGCGGCCGGACGCTGCACGCGCACGTCTGGACGGCGACCGTCGGCCGGGTGCCGCTGCTGCTGCTCGACTCCGACGTGCCCGAGAACGACGAGGCCGCGCGCAAGGTCACCGACCGGCTGTACGGCGGGGGCGGCGAGCACCGGCTGCAGCAGGAGCTGCTGCTCGGCGTCGGCGGCGTGCGCGCGCTGCGGCTGTGGTCCCGGCTGACCGGCGCGCCGGAGCCGGAGGTCTACCACACCAACGAGGGGCACGCCGGGTTCCTCGGGGTCGAGCGGATCCGGGAGCTCGTCGGCGGCGCTGGCCTGGGCTTCGACGAGGCGCTGGAGGCCGTGCGGGCCGCCACCGTGTTCACCACGCACACCCCCGTGCCCGCCGGGATCGACCGGTTCCAGGCGTCCCTCGTGGAGCAGTACTTCGGCGGGGCGAACGAGGCGCCGGGCGTCCCGGTGGAGCGGGTGCTGGCGCTGGGCGCCGAGGACTACCCCGGCGGCGACCCGCTCATGTTCAACATGGCCGTGATGGGCCTGCGCCTCGGCGGGCGCGCCAACGGCGTCTCGCTGCTGCACGGCGAGGTCTCCCGCGGCATGTTCAACGGCCTGTGGCCGGGCTTCGACGACGTGGAGGTGCCGATCACCTCCGTGACCAACGGCGTCCACGCGCCGACCTGGGTGGACCGCCGGCTGTCCGACCTCGCGGCCGAGAGGCTCACCGGCGACGAGATCGCGTCGGGCACCGGGTGGCTCACCGACGCGATCGGCGACGCCGAGCTGTGGGAGCTGCGGCGCACGCTGCGGGCCTCGCTGGTCGCGGACGCCCGGCGCCGGGTGCGCGGGTCGTGGGCCCGGCGCGGCGCGTCCCCGGCCGAGCTGGGCTGGGTCGACGACGTGCTGTCGCCCGACGTGCTGACCATCGGGTTCGCGCGGCGCGTGCCGACGTACAAGCGCCTCACGCTCATGCTGCGCGACCCCGAGCGGCTGCGCGCCCTGCTCACGCACCCGGAGCGCCCGGTGCAGCTCGTCATCGCCGGCAAGTCGCACCCCGCCGACGACCAGGGCAAGCGCCTCATCCAGCAGCTCGTCCGGTTCGCCGACGAGGCCGGCGTCCGCCACCGCATCGTGTTCCTGCCGAACTACGACATCGCGATGGCGCAGACGCTGTACCCGGGCTGCGACGTGTGGCTGAACAACCCGCTGCGCCCGCTCGAGGCGTGCGGCACCTCCGGAATGAAGGCGGCGCTCAACGGCGGCCTCAACCTGTCCATCCTCGACGGGTGGTGGGACGAGTGGTACGACGGCGAGAACGGCTGGGCGATCCCGACGGCCGACGGCGTCGAGGACCCGGACCGCCGCGACGACCTCGAGGCCGCCGCCCTGTACGAGCTCATCGAGCACCAGGTGGCGCCGCGGTTCTACGACCGGGACGAGCGGGGGCTGCCGCTGCGCTGGCTGGAGATGGTCCGGCACACGCTCGCCACGCTCGGCCCGAAGGTCCAGGCGACGCGCATGGTGGCGGACTACGTCGAGCGCCTCTACGCCCCGGCGACGGTGGCCGGGCGCGAGCTCGCCGGCGACGCCGCGTTCACGGGGGCCCGCGAGCTGGCCGCCTGGAAGGGCCGCGTGCGGGCCGGCTGGCAGCACGTCCGCGTCGACCACGTCGAGTCCGGCGGCGTCGGCGAGGTGCCGCAGGTCGGCGACGCCCTGCACGTCAAGGCGTACGTGTCGCTCGGCGACCTCGCGCCCGAGGACGTCGAGGTGCAGGTCGTGCACGGCAAGGTCACGGAGTCGGACGAGCTGCACGGCTTCACGGTCGACCCGCTCGCGCTCGCGGAGAGGTACGAGGGCGGGCGGTACGCGTTCGCGGGCGACGTGCTGCTCGACGCGTCCGGACCGTTCGGGTACAGCGTGCGCGTCGTCCCGCGGCACCCGGGCCTCGCGTCCGTCGCCGAGGTCGGCCTGGTCGCGAACGCCGGCTGA